One segment of Carya illinoinensis cultivar Pawnee chromosome 13, C.illinoinensisPawnee_v1, whole genome shotgun sequence DNA contains the following:
- the LOC122291550 gene encoding probable histone H2A.4: MEKKGAGGRRGGGGPKKKPVSRSVKAGLQFPVGRIGRYLKKGRYSQRVGTGAPVYMAAVLEYLAAEVLELAGNAARDNKKNRIIPRHVLLAVRNDEELGKLLAGVTIAHGGVLPNINPVLLPKKSDKAPKEPKSPSLVGLSYDTNEAVLKDAFGQHGEIIEAKVICDHVSGRSKGYGFVRFTSETAATTALNEMDGQSLDGRNIRVHYAHRG; the protein is encoded by the exons ATGGAGAAGAAGGGTGCGGGAGGACGAAGAGGCGGTGGTGGCCCCAAAAAGAAGCCGGTTTCCCGTTCCGTCAAAGCCGGTTTGCAGTTCCCGGTCGGGAGGATAGGCCGATACTTGAAGAAAGGAAGGTACTCGCAGCGTGTTGGGACAGGTGCTCCTGTTTACATGGCTGCCGTGCTCGAATACCTAGCTGCCGAG GTCTTGGAGTTGGCTGGAAATGCGGCTcgtgataacaagaagaatagGATAATTCCAAGGCATGTTCTACTGGCCGTTAGGAATGATGAGGAGCTTGGAAAATTGCTTGCGGGTGTTACCATTGCTCATGGTGGTGTCCTTCCCAACATCAATCCTGTTCTCTTGCCTAAGAAGAGCGACAAGGCTCCCAAAGAGCCCAAGTCTCCCTC ACTTGTAGGGCTTTCCTATGACACCAATGAAGCTGTTCTAAAGGATGCTTTTGGACAACATGGTGAGATAATTGAAG CTAAAGTTATATGTGATCACGTGAGTGGGAGATCGAAAGGGTATGGGTTTGTGCGGTTCACTTCTGAAACTGCAGCCACCACAGCTCTAAATGAAATGGATGGCCAG TCATTAGATGGCAGAAATATTCGAGTGCACTATGCACACCGGGGATAA
- the LOC122291552 gene encoding glycine-rich RNA-binding protein 4, mitochondrial-like isoform X2, which yields MAKRMKPQLFVSRLSFFTTNEKLKALFSPFGEVTEARLVKDPRTQRPKGFGFVTFDSEVEAQNALKAMNGKLMGG from the exons ATGGCTAAGAGAATGAAGCCGCAGCTCTTCGTTAgca GATTATCCTTTTTCACCACAAATGAAAAACTGAAGGCATTGTTTTCGCCATTTGGGGAAGTTACAGAAG cGAGGCTAGTTAAGGACCCAAGAACCCAAAGACCCAAAGGGTTTGGTTTTGTAACATTCGATTCAGAGGTTGAGGCTCAGAATGCTTTGAAGGCCATGAATGGCAAG TTGATGGGCGGCTGA
- the LOC122292957 gene encoding probable histone H2B.1 codes for MAPKAEKKPAEKKPAEEKKSTVAEKAPAEKKPKAGKKLPKEGGAVAGDKKKKRTKKSVETYKIYIFKVLKQVHPDIGISSKAMGIMNSFINDIFEKLAQEASRLARYNKKPTITSREIQTAVRLVLPGELAKHAVSEGTKAVTKFTSS; via the coding sequence ATGGCCCCCAAAGCTGAGAAGAAGCCAGCCGAGAAGAAGCCTGCCGAGGAGAAGAAATCGACGGTGGCAGAGAAGGCTCCTGCAGAGAAGAAGCCCAAGGCCGGAAAGAAGCTCCCGAAGGAAGGCGGAGCCGTTGCTGGCGACAAGAAGAAGAAGCGGACCAAGAAGAGCGTGGAGACATACAAGATCTACATCTTCAAGGTGTTGAAGCAGGTCCACCCTGATATTGGGATCTCCAGCAAGGCCATGGGGATCATGAACAGCTTCATCAACGACATCTTCGAGAAGCTCGCTCAGGAGGCTTCACGGCTCGCGAGGTACAACAAGAAGCCTACCATCACCTCCCGGGAAATCCAGACTGCTGTGCGCCTCGTGTTGCCTGGTGAGTTGGCTAAGCACGCCGTTTCCGAGGGGACAAAGGCCGTCACCAAGTTCACCAGCTCTTAA
- the LOC122291552 gene encoding organelle RRM domain-containing protein 6, chloroplastic-like isoform X1, giving the protein MAKRMKPQLFVSRLSFFTTNEKLKALFSPFGEVTEARLVKDPRTQRPKGFGFVTFDSEVEAQNALKAMNGKIVDGRLIFVEVAKTRRDEDATS; this is encoded by the exons ATGGCTAAGAGAATGAAGCCGCAGCTCTTCGTTAgca GATTATCCTTTTTCACCACAAATGAAAAACTGAAGGCATTGTTTTCGCCATTTGGGGAAGTTACAGAAG cGAGGCTAGTTAAGGACCCAAGAACCCAAAGACCCAAAGGGTTTGGTTTTGTAACATTCGATTCAGAGGTTGAGGCTCAGAATGCTTTGAAGGCCATGAATGGCAAG ATAGTTGATGGGCGGCTGATTTTCGTTGAAGTTGCAAAGACAAGGAGAGATGAAGATGCTACCTCTTGA